CGGGAGTACGTAACATGGGTCATAAAGTTACCGTAACAGCTTGTAAAGACCATGACATTTGTATGGTCAAGATACAGACAGTGACGAAGGTATGTTGGGAGTGAGGGGttgtgatggggagagagagggagggagagagaggagggaagaggcgggggggggggtagggggaggagagagagagagagagggatagagagagcggagggaagaggggaggggtgggggggttgggagagagagagaggagggaagaaggggtgataggaggagcggtgagggagggaagaaggggagagggtaggtggatggggagagggagagagggagagaggggagggaagaaggggaggggatgggagagagagagaggaggtaaaaagaggggggtaggaggaggggaagggagagaacagaggagggaggcaacggaagaggaggggaggaggggtaaggaggtatagaagggaaaggggaatatggAGAGGAAAATAACGGTTGGGAGGGAGgattaaagaaaatgggagaggatatggagaaagcgagagagaggaaaaaagtaaaagggaagTATAGGGGAAGAAACTGAAGAGTGGGGAAAGGaacggggaaaaaaagaatagtgaGCGAGTAaacagcaagcaaacaaacacaaaaagacattAAAACTGGCAGTcaagcagaaagaaaagaaaaaaagtaaaagcagaACCGAGACAGATTTATGACGTTAATAGATTCaagtatcataaaaaaaacaatacagtaACTAGTACATAGACGCTAATACATACATTTTCGATATCCTTTTGTAAAAATACTGCAATTTTAACCAGAAAAAAGAGTCTTACGGTAAAGAGCAAGGATAAAATCGGTTTAAAatcggagaaagaaggaaagaagagtaaagggaagaagaagaagatgaaaatgaagatggagatgatgatgaagcagatggagaaaggaatgaaaaggaagacgaaaatatAGACGGAGATTACCGCGATAaggagataaaatgaaaatgaaaaccatgaagaagaagacgtagataAGAACCATAAAGAGAAAactaaattatatcaataaccatCAAAATAATGCGATAATGACGGAGAGAACAAGAAACgcaataataaaacagaatagcaataacatttcACTACAATCCTATATACATGTTCAGCAGACACTTAACGTCACTCAAGACGGTTCATGAAAAGTGCAAGTGGCCATAAAACAACATCTATGGCCAcagtgatggaggagagaaaccGGAATTACCCGTGGGAGAGAAAGGCAAGACTAATaaagggaacggagagagagagagagagatagatggatagagagagagagaagggagaggagaggagaaaagggggaggagagagagagagagaagggagaggaagggagaggagaggagagaagggggaggagagagagagagagagagagagagagaaagagagagagagagagagagagagagagagagagagagagagagagagagagagaaagagagagaagagagagagagagagagaaagagggagagagagagagagagagagagagagagagagagagagagagagagagagagagagagagagaggggagagagagagagagagagagagagagagagagagagagagagaggagagagagagagagagagagagagagagagagagagagagagagagagagagagagagagagagagagaagagagagagagagagggagagagagagagagagagagagagagagagagagagagagagagagagagagagagagagagagagagagagagagggagagagagggagagagaggggggagagagaggggagagagagagagagagagagagagagagaaagagagaaagagagaaagagagacagagagagaaggaaagagagagaaagagagacagagagagaaggaaagagagagaaagagagagaaagagagaaaaggagagagccagaaagaaagagaaagagagagagaggcagatagaggaagagagagagagacagagagagagagagagagagagagagagagagagagagaggggggaagggggagtagagagagagagagagagagagagagagagagagagagagagagagagagagagagagagagagagagagagagagagagagagagagagagagagacgaagcttAAAAGAAACCCCCTATTTAGCTCTCTCTTCACGCACGACACTctatacaaacaaaaaactccCCAACCTTTTAGCACAACCCAATATAATGAACCAAGAAACACTAACATTTAATTCCTTCTTGGTTTTCATTATCCGTCTTAAATAACACGTTGAAGACACGTTTGCGGGTGATGGTCTAACAGGTAGTTCCGACACGAAACAACAATTAATGTGAAGTTCGTGGTACTTGATCTTGGTAATTAACGGGGTTATGAGATGGAAGTCGTTCGGTTGTACTGTATAAAAGTGGTATCGagagctgttgttattgttattttatggtGTTTACTTTTAGTGTTACAGATATTGTTGTTTTGTAATTACTGATAATAACTATTCAttattttccaatattttttttgacAATCTTTTTTAATGCTATGAGTATGTGTTCTCATAAACACCTTCATTACAGGATAAATTATTTAAGCATAAACTGTTATGTAGTTTGATCTAAGATACAACGCAATCATTTATATACCGCAAACGTCTCTGTGGTTTGGTGTAGGTCGTATATCTTCGTATTTCAAGACAACAGGTGATCTAGGGGTGTTGCGAAGCGTCCTTGCTCTATATTCTGCGGTACAAGAAGTTCGCGTGAAGAAGATGAAGTTCACCGCGCGGTTTATTGATTTTGCAGTTGGCTTtaattctctctgtgtcttttacTGTATTAGTGAGTGCTAGTGAGTGTGTTCCtgagactacacacacacacacacatacacacacgcacacacgcgcacacgcccacacacacacacacacacgcacgcacacatacacacacacacacacacacacacacacacacacacacacacacacacacacacacacacacacacacacacacacacacacacatatatatacacacacacatacatacttacatatatatatatatatatatatatatatatatatatatatatatatatatatatatatatatgtctgtgtacatacataatctacacaaacacacacacacacacacacacacacacacacacacacacacacacacacacacacacacacatacacacacacacacacacacacacacacacacacacacacacacacacacactcacacacacacacacacacatacgcacacgcacacacacactcacacacacacacacacacacacacacacatacacacacacacacacacacacacacacacacacacacacacacacacacacacacacacacacacacacacacacacacacacacatacacacacacatacacacacacgtacacacacacacaaacacacacacacacgcgcacacacacacacacacacacacacacacacacacacacacacacacacacacacacacaaacacaaacacacacacacacacactcacacacacactcacacacacatatacacacatgcacgcacacatatatttatatacacatatggacacatatataaatgtatgtatatatatacatacacacatgtacatatatagatgtatgtgtgtatatacatacacatatgtacatatatatatgtatatgtatatatatatatatatatatatatatatatatatatatatatatatatatgtatatatatgtacatatacatgtttatttatttacatatctataaatctatctatctttatatgtatatatatgtatatatatatatatatatatatatatatatatatatatatatatatatatatatataaacatatatatatatacatatatatatatatatatatatatatatatatatatatatatgtgtgtgtgtgtgtgtgttgtgtgtgtgtgtgtgtgtgtgtgtgtgtgtgtgtgtgtgtatagatatataaataaataaataaatatatatatatatatatatatattatatatatatatatatatatatatatatatatatatatatatatatatatttacatatctataaacctatctatcttcatatgtatatatatatatatatatatatatatatatatatatatatatatatatatgtatatatatatatatatacatatatacatatatatatacatatatatatatatatatatatatatatatatatatatatatatatatatatatatatatatatatatattcatttattaaatgtacacacacacacacacacacacacacacacacacacacacacacacacacacacacacacacacacacacacacacacacacacacacacacacacacacacacacacacaaacatacataaatatatatatatatatatatatatatatatatatatatatatatatatatatatatatatatatatatatatgtgtgtgtgtgtgtgtgtgtgtgtgtgtataaaagtatttatctatatttgacggaaaaaaacaataaaggaatATGTTTCCCTTTTTAtgctccttcctttctattttcccttcagtctatttttcactgtttttctctccctttgccaCTCTCTAATTCTaccttcactcttcttcctctcatctcctttctgtctccctttccatctatttagatctcctttccctctcctactcttacAAAAATGGCAATTGCAAGCCAACAAATCACTAAACAGCTTCAGCGACCTCATGCACTTTTTAAGGACTCGGTTGCAGCGTCACACAAGGTCAGTGATTCGGTGTCAGGTCACAATCACTTGGTTTCGATTTGCATAATCTCCTTTAAAGAAAATGCTTTCGTAATTGGTTTTGGGTTTTaaacctcattcccctccttagTGTGTGTAAAATGATCGATTTTATTACGGGTTTTGTATTAATGGttcccttttttgtctcttgtctactttttaaaatctctctctctctctctctctctgtctgtctcccgttctctctttctgtctctgtctctgtctttctgtctgtctgtctgtctgtctgtctgtctgtctctgtctgtctgtctgtctgtctgtctgtctgtatgtctgtctgtctctctctctctctgtctgtctgtctctctctctctctctctctctctctatctcactctcactctctctctctctctctctctctctctctctctctctctctctctctctctctctctctctctctcttggctaaTTTCATTAACAagcttctctttttgtctgcttGGCTCTCGGTTACTCTTTTTAACtacctctctgtatgtatgttctctctgtctgactctccctctctctgtctctgtctgcctgtctccccccttctttctctctctctctctctcgctctctctctctctctctctctctctctctctctctctctctcttattcgctctctctctctctctatttatctatctatatatatgtatgtatatatatatatatatatatatatatatatatatatgtatatatatatatatttatatataattcacacacacatacacacacacacacacacacacacacacacacacacacacacacacacacacacacacacacacacacacacacacacatatatatatatatatatatatatatatatatatatatatatatatatatatatatgtgtgtgtgtgtgtgtgtgtgtgtgtgtgtgtgtgtgtgtgtgtgtgtgtatatatatatatatatatatatatatatatatatatatatatatatatgtgtgtgtgtgtgtgtgtgtgtgtgtgtgtgtgtgtatatatatatatatatatatatatatatatatatatatatatatatgaatatgtatatatatatacatacatatacatacatatatatatatatacatatatatatatatatatatatatatatatatatatatatatatatatatatatatataatatgcatatatatagacacacgtgtctgtgtgtgtgtgtttatgtatatattaataataataataataataaaataattttacgtttgctgtgacatcagtcaaattgtagcTTGCCTGTTTATTGTGCTTTTAAATTAttccctgtgtgcgaggaatggccggggttaccatccaccatatatatatatatatatatatatatatatatatatatatatatatatatatatatatatatatatatataaacatacattatttcccccctctctctttttatcaatcttccctctccctctctcccttcatctaccctctatttctcccttccttcactctaatccccctccctctcttccttccttcccctcccctgcttcctcattcgcttcctttctcctttcctcccctctatccctctcctcctcctcctcctcctcctcctcctcctcctcctcctcctcctccggttccGTATGTCTCAATACGGTGGGCGGGGCTTCTGGTTCAGTATAAATAGGAGGAACCTTAACCTGTTGGAGTAAAAAGTCCCAGCTGACAACGAGCTCGACAACCCAGCAAAAATGAAACTCTCTGTAAGTTATTTTGTTTAGTGTGATTTGTTTAGATTTCAGAGAGAGGAGTTGTAGAtaggaattatttatttatctatttattattcttattatttttttttagtttacgcAATCCATGGATATTGAAGGGGAATAATGTCTaggtttcctctcactctctgttcccATATTCTGTTCTTTGTTCAGTAATGTTactaaaggcaaagaaaaaatgatagtaagaataaagataagattgTTGCTGATATCAAAAAACTTAGTCACgtcaataacaatgacgataataactatctTTACCGTCACAATCTCCACCACAACTACTTTTAactttatcaccaccaccaccctgatCGCCAACACCATAATCACCACGATTTTTCtcttcatcactaccatcacttcTTTCGTCATCACCAACATTTTTCTCTTCATCGCCACCATGGTCATCACCAGCACTTgtctcttcatcaccaccaccagcaccatggTCATCACCACCACTTTTTTTCATCACCCcaaccataatcaccaccaatTCTCCCTTAACCACCGCCTTAATCCCCACCACTTCTCCCTTAACCACCGCCTTAATCCCCACCACTTCTCCCTTAACCACCGCCTTAATCCCCACCACTTCTCCCTTAACCACCGCCTTAATCCCCACCACTTCTCCCTTAACCACCGCCctaatccccaccaccaccctgatcaccaccaccaaaatcaccaccactctcccccctcccccgctccagATCCTCCTCCTCGTGGTGTCCCTCGGGCTCGTCCTCGGCCGCCCCAGCACCGTGCTTGACTTCGAGGGCGACGACCACGAGCACACGCAGGAGGGCGACCCAGGGAAGGGCGTGGAGGGAATGTtcaggtgagggagatgaggatgcttgGCGTGTtggctttctttgtttgttgtttgtttcgtgGTGATTAAGGGGTtagtttgttggtgtgtttgtttggtttttgatTGTGTGTTCAGAGGGaattgttatgtttgttttgtattgtcgTTGTATTATTGTTTGGGTGTTGTTTGTcagtttctaaaaaaaataagaaaaaaaagttaagggaagaggaaaaggtgaagcTCAGTTATTTGCTTTTGTGcgagtattatcataattacaacgtAAAGCATAAATCTTTTCTTTGCTAAGCTTATGctgatacctacacacacatgcactctcacacaaatacactttttaacacacacaaacacactttctaacacacacgcaaacatacacatgtatattatgtaatatgtactgatgtataatcatatataaacttTTGTATCTCCTATCGTTATCATGGTAAATTCTGAAAAATAAAcctctaagtaaaaaaaaaaaaaaataataataataaaaaataacgatgataataataactgatatccACAACTCGCCTAACAACACGATTCCCAGAATATTCCCACATTCCAACCATTCCTGATTCGAGCAATTCCTCTCCTCTCAGCTGGACGTCCCCCGAAGGAGAAGATTTCAAGGTCGTCTACGTGGCTGACGAGGACGGCTACCGCGTCGTGGAATCCAATGCTGTTCCTGTCAATGCTGACGGCGTCGCTGCTGACGGGAATCAGGGGTCCTTCACctcagaagaaggagaaggaggagatgaagaagaaggagaagaggaagaacgatgatgggggatgggatagagagagatcatTAGCATTAGAATACTTGTTGTCCGACTTCGATGTTGAATAAAGTTTATACTGTTGGTCGTAGTTTGTTTTGGGACCTTTAATGCACTTCACAGTCACATGTATCTTACAAAggcacatgtgcgtgtatgtacatatctatctatctatctatctatctatctatatgcacacaaacatatatatatatatatatatatatataatatatatatatacacacaaacatatatatatatatatatatatatatatatatatatatatatatatatatatatatatatatatatatatatatatatatatatatatatatatatatatatatatatatatatatatatatatatatatatatatatatatatacatatatctatctatctatctatctatctatctatctaactatctatctatctatctatctatctatctatctatctatctatctatctatctatctatctatctatctatctatctatctatctatctatctatctatatatatatatatatatatatatatatatatatatatatatatatatatatagagagagagagagagagagagagagagagagagatacatgtgtgtgtacaccacacacagacatacatatatacatacttacatacatgcatacatacatacatacatacatacatacatacatacatacatacatacatacatacatacatacatacatacatatatatatatatatacatacatatatatatatatatatatatatatatatatatatatttatatatatattcttctatgtatatatatatataatatatatatatatatatatatatatatatatatatatatttatgtatacatatgtatgtatatttatatatatatttatatatatgtgtttatatgtgcatatgtgtgtatgtatatatatatatatatatacattatatatatatatatatatatatatatatatatatatatatatatatatatatatatatatataaatatacatatatatatatatatatatatatatatatatatatatatatatatatatatatatatatatatatatatatatatataaaggtatatagcTAACTCACAATACTTTACCTTCTTCCACAACGCTACAACCAAACATCAATAAACGAAATTCTCGCATTCCAAAGAACCATTTTTTTATTCCGCCGCAGAACATCAGCCATATGCTATATTACGGGAATTTaagtgatagtaaagataattcaCACAACCAGTTTCATGTCTGAGTTATATCCTGCCATCCTAGTACGATTGTATCAAGTATAATCCAATGGTCTGGTTTCAACGCGCCCGTATATAGTTATCTAGTATTGATAAGTATTTCTTAAGGTGTACTATGTTCGtatgtgatttatttttattttattttattttttataaatttagCATGAATACAAAGATGTTTTCTTATTAGAATGGATAATTCAGAAGCTCTTGATGAAATGAAACCTTCACTGTATAAAATACGACAACCACCTCACACCAAATAAGTCGGTTTCTTGATAAAAATCCCATAAACCTTTTATGAGCTTTTTTTATACTTAGAGATAAACGAAAGGCGGGATTAAGAAAGAGGTGAACCACTGCTCCGTCACAAATGGAAcgaaaaacaattaaataaaccGAAATATAAAACCAAGCAAAAAACGAgacaaaagaaaaccaaaaacgaaacaataaacaacaacaacaacgaaaaaaaaagttaacaaataaaaaaagtcaGATGAAAACTCACTGAATTACAGTCACCACTTTTCctaatcattgttttttattttactccTCTTCGGAAATACTAAATATTAAAgtaagcaaaaataaaacaaacaaagactgtCTCGTCATGCATGCTTCACATCCACGATATTCCTTCGAAGTCAGATAAAATACCTTTTGTTTCATCAGAATCagaattaataatatttttttctgtgtgtctttctggcAAGGCGAGAAATATTATGTTTTATTCAAGTGAGAAGGTAAtacttgtttttttcgtttttatttttttctataataacTTCCTGTCGTTCATCGAAGTGagaagtagtagtattttatAAAACGTGAATATctgcaatactttttttttttttacaagattgCCTTTGTTTAAACGTTGTTTATAGAGAATGTATATGAAATAGCTTCATATCATACAAATATCCCCATGATATTAAACTGTATTGCAACATTCTGAAGATTCATTTAATGCTTCGATAAgatcggaagaaaaaaaaacgaacatgaaTTATCGTTAAGCATATTAATCGTAGTCAAAATAAATGTCAGATTTAATGATGCACTACACATATCtcaataaaaaagatatacagtCAAAATAGACACACGCGCaaaaatttaaatacatataaagtACCATATACGACTTTATGGTGATCCCGATATCCAACAGCatataattgttttaattttttttctaactatCCATAGTTGTTTTATTccccacaaacaaaccaacacaatcTAAGTTGCAAAATAACTCGTACAGTGACCGGTCCGTGGTTACGCATCCTTTAACAGGCGCAATGTGAAAGGCAGATCCCACTTGTGACAGAATGCTGCTCTATATTGTGTTCTGTTAAAGAAGTTCAGCCCTGTTTAAGAATGAGGTGTTCTCCTTAAGTATTGGTTGTTTAGGTGTTATTGAGTCTGTTAAATTAATGGATGCTTTGGGTGTTAAAGAATTGAGTCTTTGGGTGTTCTGTTAAAGGGTATATTGTATTTTGTGTTCTGTTAAAGAAGTTCAGCTCTGTTTAAGAATGAGGTGTTCTCCTTAAGTATTGGTTGTTTAGGTGTTAAAGAATTGggtctttgttttttctgttaaAATATTGAGTGTTTGAGTGTTAAATAATTGAGTCTTTGGGTGTTTTATTAAAGTAGTAGGTGCTAAAGAATTGAGGTTTTGGGTATTCCGTTAAAGAATTATGTTCTAAGGGAAGAAAGAAGCTAAGTGGGGTTGAGGTTATGGTGCTCcatattatttttcgtttttgataTATCTATGCTGATTAAAATATTGTTTTAAGAACAAAAATTATTTCTGCACTCGATTTTAAACTTAATTATTGATTAGAAAATCattccatctattcattcatttgaaACGATGTACCGGCGAGTTATTATTGCACACGTATATTAGTATCCTTGGtagttagtatcattatgatattgataataataatggtagaaatgatgaagaaaaataatgatattaaaaatgatatgatgattgtaatgataacaataataatgataatgataacgataataattataatgattatgatactagtaacaatgataataataataataataacgagaatagtaattattactttaaaaacaacaatactaataatgttaataccgatatgatgatgattataacaatattaataatgatagtaataatgattatgataatgatagtattaataaaaataattttgttagagatgatgatgataataatagtaataatgataataattataataataataaaaaaaataatgatagtgatgatagtaatgacaactatgataataataacgataagatgataataataatgataatagtaaaatgataatgaaaataatcctgataataaaaacgccatgaataatgataatgataatgaaaataacaatgataaagataacaataatgctgctgctgaggtcgataataagaatgataatgatgataatgaaagtcatgattttaataatatcaactactactaacaattctattgataatgatgacgataatgataataatagtgacgtttatgataataatgatgatgatgataatagtaaaattgttgatactgatataaaaaaaaataataataatgataatgataataatggtaaaaggtAAGGGTAATGATATAGCAAGAGCAGTTTTAAATTtagttttaataatagtaataacaataaaagtgatagcaatgataatgataatcattaagatattaatgataatgcgaatgataaaggaacaacagcaataaaaacaataacgaaacatgtaaacaataatgatacaaaataaaagtAAGTGTCAATAATGAGGATGGATATCGTTTTCAATATTActggcaataacaacagcagtaatagggATTATAGGaaatttattattactgtaagtGTCATCATAGACTGCAAATCGAACGTAACAATTGATTCCCAGTTTTAAAAACTTGTTTCAAAGTGTAGTAAAATACTTTTGATTATCAATTTGTAACCACCAAACCAGCTTAAATAAATATGTTGACGACCATTCAAGTTTGcagtacattttttttcacttggTCAAAGcataatttgtaaaaaaaaaaaaaaaaaaaaaaaaaaaagttagtacGAAGCATTTCTTGTCGTAAACAAATTGTTGCAGAAACAAGTTCTCTGAATGGAAAAGAGAGTATTGAACCTGCATTCGAACGACATTACTGAGTTAACTTGTATATAATTAGTCTACAAGTCGAAAATCTATGCTTCTAGTGACGATAAaagatatttatacagacacacacacacacacacacacacacacacacacacacacacacacacacgcatatatatatatatatatatatatatatatatatatatatatgtatgtatgtatgtatgtatgtatacacatatatacacatacatacatatatatataaatataaataaataaataaataaataaataaataaataaataaataaataaatatatatatatatatatatatatatatatatatatatatatatatacatacatgtatatatacacacacatacatatatgtacacacacacacacacacacacacacacacacacacacacacacacatatatatatatatatatatatatatatatatatatatatatatatatatatatatatatatatatatatacatacatctctctctctctctctctctctctctctctctctctatatatatatatatatatatatatatatatatatatatatatatatatatatattatatatacatatatatatatatatatattttatatatacacacatatatacatattatatatatacatatatttaatacacacacacacgcgtgtgtgtgtgtgtttgcatcgtTAATATCTACAAATTTACATAAATCTAA
The DNA window shown above is from Penaeus vannamei isolate JL-2024 chromosome 12, ASM4276789v1, whole genome shotgun sequence and carries:
- the LOC113821801 gene encoding uncharacterized protein, with translation MKLSILLLVVSLGLVLGRPSTVLDFEGDDHEHTQEGDPGKGVEGMFSWTSPEGEDFKVVYVADEDGYRVVESNAVPVNADGVAADGNQGSFTSEEGEGGDEEEGEEEER